GCATCTGCTGGGCGCGCTGGGCACGCAGGGTCTCGACGAGGGGCTGCGGGACGCCGAGAACCTGGGCTGGAAACTGGCGCACGCCTGGCACCACGGGGCGTCGGAGACGCTGCTGGACAGCTACCAGGCGGAACGCAGGACCGCGGTCGCCGCCCGGCTGCGCGCGGCGGACCAGTCGCTGACGATACTTCGCGGCGGCGGAGGGCTGCGTACGTATCTGGGCAGCTCGCGCGGCCATGACGCCCTGCTCGCCGACGGGCACCTGGGGCACGGGCCGCTGGGCGCGCCCCCCGCGTACCCGCACTCCCCCCTCGCGCCTCCGTACACCGAGGCGCACACGACAGTCGACACTCGGACAGGGGCGCCCGTCGACGACGTGCTCGTGACGGCGCCCGACGGCATGACGGTGCGGCTGCGGGACCGGCTCGGCAGAGGCAGCATGCTGGTGGTGCTGGTCGCGCCGGGGACGGGCGTGTGGGACCGGCGGCACTGGCTGACCGCGGGCGTGATGCCGCGGCTCGCCGAGGCCGTGGCGGCGCTGCCGGCACCGGCCGAGCTGCTGGTCACCGAGAGCTATCCGGGGGCGTCCGCGCACTCGGTGCTGCTCGTACGGCCCGACGGGCATCTGGTGGCGGCCTTCGGCGGCGTGCGTCCCGACGAGCTGTACGCGGCGGCGGACGCCGCACGTGGGGGTGCCCCCGAGCCCTCCCCGGCGAAGGACCGCTCCGGGCGTACCGACCGTACCGCGAACATCAATTGACCGTCGGAGTGATCACATGGTGTACTCCGGAGCGTGACTGACACGGATGTGCGCCTGTGGCGGAGGGTCCATATGGACCTGGTCCGCTACGCGGGCTGCGTGTGTCGTCCGTCCTGCTGAATTCGCCCCCCTCTCGTAGCGCTCGTCGTGTCGGTACATGACGGCGCGTCTCAGCGAACTTCCAGGACGGTCCTCATGTCTCCCTCTCTCGACACCCCCGCGCCCACTGCCCCGGCGTCAACCGCCGCCGCTCCCGGGGCTGTTGGTTCCCCCGCTCCGGCGCCCACGGCCTCGGCTGCTCCCTCGCAGGCCGAACTGCTGGCCTTCGTCCGGCGTACGGCGGCCGACGCCGAGCTTGTCTCCACCCTCCCCCTCGACCCCGAGGGCCGTACGTGGATCCGTCTGGACGGCCCCGCCGGCAGCGAGGCGTGGATCATCGGCTGGCCGCCCGGCACCGGGACCGGCTGGCACGACCACGGTGGCTCGTACGGCGCCTTCGCCACGGCGGGAGGAGCGCTCCAGGAGGACTCGCTGGCCGCCCGGCTGCCGACGGAGGGCTGGAAGACGCTGGAGCTGGCCGAAGGGGTCGACCGGGCACGGAAGTTGGCGAAGGGCGACGCCAGGGCGTTCGGCAGTCACCATGTGCACGAGGTGCGCAACGAGTCGGACTCGGTGCACGCCGTTTCGGTGCACGCCTACTATCCGCCGCTGCCGTTGATGCGCCGCTACAGCCGCACCGGCGCTGTGCTCCGCCTTGAGCAGGTCGAGCGTCCGCAGGAGTGGCAGTGAGCGGCGGGCCGGGCGAGCGGCCGGCGCCGGTGGGAATCGACGAACTGCTCGACCGGGTCCGCGAGGGACTCGACCGGGTCGAACCGCGTGAGGCCTTCGCCGCCGCCGAGGACGGTGCGCTGCTGGTCGACATACGGTACGCGGAGCTGCGGGAACGCGACGGGCTGATCCCCGGTGCGCTGGTCGTGGAACGCAACGAGCTGGAATGGCGCCTCGACCCGCAGGGCAGCCACCGGGCGGCGCAGGCCACGAGCCACGATCTGCGCGTCCTGGTGATCTGCAACGAGGGCTACGCGTCGAGTCTCGCGGCGGTCTCACTGCGCCAGTTGGGACTGCACCGCGCGACGGACATCGTCGGCGGCTTCCAGGCATGGAAGGCCGAAGGCCTCCCGGTCTCGCGCTGAGCCGGTCGGTCGGCACCGATGGCCGGCACCGAGCGCGGCCGTTCCCGGGCCGGGTTTCGTTCCTCGTCCGTTCGGCCGCCCCGTGCTCCCGGCTCCCCGGGCCTCAGTAGACGCTCTCCTCGTCCAGTCCCTCCGTGTCCTCGCCCTCCGCCTCCAGCGCCTGCTTGACCACCCGCATGGCCAGGCCCTGCTGGTATCCCTTGCGGGCCAGCATGCCCGCGAGCCTGCGCACTCTCCTGTCCCGCTCCATACCGCGGGTGGAGCGGAGTCTGCGGGCGACCAGCTCCCGTGCGGTCGCCTCCTCCTGATCGGAGTCGAGCTGCCCCACCGCCTCGTCGATCAGATCGGAGTCCACCCCCTTGGTGCGCAGTTCACGCGCCAGGGCGCGCCGGGCCAGGCCCCGGCCGTGGTGCCGGGACTCCACCCACGCGTCGGCGAACGCCGCGTCGTTGATCAGTCCCACGTCTTCGAAGCGGGAGAGGACCTCCGCCGCGACATCCGCGGGGATGTCGCGCTTCTCCAGCGCGTCCGCCAACTGCTTGCGGGTGCGAGGGGTCCCGGTGAGCAGGCGCAGACAGATCCCCCGCGCCCGCTCAGCCGGATCCTGGGGCGGCAGCTCCTTCTCGGCCCTCGACGAGTCGGGGCTGCCGCCCGGCTGTTCAGTTCGCCGCCTCTTCGCGTAAGGCACGACGCCGAACTAGCTCTTTGCCGCCGCCGCCTTGGCCGACTTGGCCTTGGTGGCGGGAGCGGGCACCGTCTTGGCCGGGGCACCGGCCGGGGCTCCGGCGGCGGCCGAGCCACCGGCCGCGTCCGCTCCGGGCTCGGCCCCGGGCTCCTCCGGCTTGACGCCGACACCCAGCTTCTCCAGGATCTTCTTCTCGATCTCGTCGGCGAGATCGGGGTTGTCCTTGAGGAAGTTGCGGGCGTTCTCCTTGCCCTGGCCCAGCTGGTCGCCCTCGTACGTGTACCAGGCGCCGGCCTTGCGGACGAAGCCCTCCTCCACGCCCATGTCGATCAGACCGCCCTCGCGGCTGATCCCCTGGCCGTAGAGGATGTCGAACTCGGCCTGCTTGAAGGGCGGCGCGACCTTGTTCTTGACGACCTTGACGCGGGTGCGGTTGCCGACGGCGTCGGTGCCGTCCTTCAGCGTCTCGATACGACGGATGTCGAGCCGCACCGAGGCGTAGAACTTGAGCGCCCGGCCACCGGTCGTGGTTTCCGGCGAGCCGAACATCACGCCGATCTTCTCGCGGAGCTGGTTGATGAAGATGGCCGTGGTCTTGGACTGGTTGAGCGCGCTGGTGATCTTCCGGAGCGCCTGGCTCATCAGCCGCGCCTGAAGACCTACGTGCGAGTCGCCCATCTCGCCCTCGATCTCCGCGCGCGGCACCAGGGCCGCGACGGAGTCGATGACGATGAGATCGAGCGCCCCGGAGCGGACCAGCATGTCCACGATCTCCAGGGCCTGTTCACCGTTGTCCGGCTGGGACAGCAGCAGGCTGTCGATGTCGACGCCGAGCTTCTTCGCGTACTCCGGGTCGAGGGCGTGCTCCGCGTCCACGAAGGCCACCGTGCCGCCCGCCCGCTGGGCGTTCGCCACCGCGTGCAGCGTCAGCGTCGTCTTGCCGGAGGACTCCGGCCCGTACACCTCCACCACGCGGCCACGCGGGATGCCGCCGACTCCGAGCGCGACGTCGAGTGCGGTCGACCCGGTGGGGATGACCTCGATGGGCTCGTTCGGCCGCTCGCCGAGGCGCATCACCGCGCCCTTGCCGAATTGCCGTTCAATTTGGGCGAGAGCGGCGTCCAGCGCCTTCTCGCGGTCGGATCCTGCCATGGGTTCCACCCGATTTGCTTGTGTCGATCGCTTCACATCGAAGACGCTATCCCCTGCCACTGACAATGGGCCTCGACGTCCTCCCGGCCTGTGGATAACTCCCGTCTCCCGGAACCCCGGCCAACCGGCCGCACCCCATAAGAACGCCTGTTCGATTTTGGTGTCAAGCACCTCTCGCGGGCGCGTCGCGGAGCGGCGGGGGCGGGGTACGGGCCGGGGCGGGGTACGGGTCGCACGAGTCGAAGCCGAGGTCGGGGTCGGACGGGGCCAGGGCCGGACGGGGCGCGCGGCTACTCGCGCGTCCCCGCGACTTCGACCGGTCTCGTGCGCAGCGCGGCCAGTGCCGGCAGGACGGCGGCCACCACCGCCAGTACGGCGCTCGCCGCCACCATCGAGCCCAGGCTCCCCCAGGGCACGACCAGGGGCGACCGGACGGAGAGCAGCGCGAGGGCGCCTCGCAGGCCGAGGAGATTCAGGCCGGCCACGGCGGCGCCGAGGAGCGAGCCCACGGCCACGACCAACAGGGCCTCGGCCGTGACGAGGCGGAGCACCTGCGGTTTGGTCGTACCGGTGAGCCGGAGCACCGCGAGGTCGCCCACCCGGTCGGAGGTCGCCATGACCAGGGTGTTCACCAGCGCGATCCCGGTGTAGAGCAGGGCGATCCCGAGAATCAGCAGCATCCCCAGCCGGGTGCTCTCGCTGGAGCGGGGGTGGCTCCGCTCCAGCCACGCGTCCTTCGTGAGGACGGTCGTCCCGGTCGCCCGGCCCGCCTCGTGCAGCGCGGCGTCAACGGCCGCGGCGTCCGCGCCGTCCCGCAGCTTGATGTCGACGCGATCGACCGTGGCGCCGGGGGCGTTGCGCGGGGTGACGTACACACCGTTGTCGCCGGTGCCGGTCCGGAGCACCGCCACGATCCGCAGGGTCGCCTCGCGGCCGTCGCCCAGCCAGACCCTCACCCGCTGCCCGACCGTCCGTTCCCGCCACTCCTCGTTGACGACGATGCCGCCGTCGTCGAGATCGGCCACCCGGCCGGACGCCACGGGCAGCCGGGACACCGCCGCGAGATCCGCCGGGTCCACGGCTCTGGCCTCGGACGTCACGAGGGCAACGTCCTCTTCGAGGGCGGTCACGGCGGTGGAGCGGGAGGCGCTCACGGCCGTGCCTGGAATGCTCCGCGCGCGCGTCACGAACGCGGCAGGCAGCGCGCCGTCCTCGCCCGGCACCGCCACCACGTAGTCGGCGCTCGTCTGCGTCGCGGCCTCGGTGGCCTTGGCCTCGTTGATCGTCGCGGTCGTACCCAGGAGGGAGGCGGCGAGCGCGACGGTGATCAGGACGGGAGCGGCGACGGCCGCCGTACGGCGCACCCCGGTGGCCGCGTTCGCCCGCGCCAGCAGACCGGTGGCACCCGGCAGCCGGGCGGGCAGCCAGGTGACGAGCCTGACCAGCGGCGGCACGAGCACGGGCGCGTACAGGGCGAAGCCGACGATCAGCAGCATCGGCCGGGTGAGGTAGGTCTTCCTCTTGAGGGCCTCGCCGGGATCGTTGGCCAGCGACCATACGAGCAGTCCCAGGCCGGCCAGCAGGACGAGGGCTCCGAGCAGCCGACGGCTCGGGGGCATCGCTCGGCTGTCGACCGCCGCCTCACGCAGCGCCTCTGTGGGCTTGATCCGGCCCGCCCGCCAGGAGGACGTCAGGACGCCGGCCATCGCCACGCACAGGCCCGTCCAGAAGGCCGTGTGCAGCGGCCAGGTCTGGTCGCCGATCGCGAACCAGGACGGTGCGACGCCGTTTCCGACCAGCCACGCGGCGATCCGCGGTGCGCCGAGGACGCCGAGCAGGCAGCCGGTGGCCGAGGCCGGCACGGCGACGAGGACCGCCTCGGCGAACACCGTCCGCCGTAGCTGCCGTGGAGTGGCGCCCGCCGTACGGAGCAGACCGAACTCACGTCTGCGCTGGGCCACGGCGAAGGCGAAGGTCGACGCCACCACGAAGACCGAGACGAAGCAGGTGATGCCCGCCGCCGTGCCCAGCAGCGCGTTGACCGCGACCAGGGCCTCGCTGTCGCGGTCCGGGTCGGGGTCGGCCCTGCGCCGTTCGTCGCCGGTCAGGACCTCGAACCCGGATCGGGCGTCGGCGGCGGCGTCGTCGTCCTGGGCGTCGTCGGCGGTCGCCCGTACGGCCTTCCGTACGGCCGTCGCGTCCGCATGCACCACCAACGCGGAGATACGGGGCGAGAGTTGGGCTGCTTCGGCATCGGTGAAGAACACGGCGTTCTCGAAGTCCGTCGCGCCCACGGTGCCGACGACGGTGCGGTCGTCGGCACCGTCCGGGGTCACGACCCGCACGCGGTCGCCGACCTCCACGCCGCCGTCGGCCCGCTCCTCCGCACGGGGTGCCTCGGCGACGACGATCTCGTCGGATGTCGCGGGCGCGCGTCCGCCCGTGAGCCGGTACGGCGTGGCCGCCGCGACCGACCACGGATGTCCCACCGCACCGTCTCCGTCAGCCGCCCCGTCCGCCCTGTCGGTGGCACCTCCTCCCGAGGATGCGTCGGCGAACGACACCGGGAACGTCCGGTCCTCGACGGTGCGGCCGAGCCGCGCGAGTTCGGCGGCCAGGCCGTCCGGCACCGCGCGGGGTTCGGCGAGCCGCCGCGTACGGTCGCCGATCGGCGTGGAGACCCGCAGGGTGTCGGACGCCCTGACGACCACCGGGGCCGCGGCGAAGCGCTCCGGCCCCCGGTGCGGGGCCTCGAACGTGGCCGCCAGCGCGAGCCCGGTGGCGGCGATGAGCCCCACACCGAGGGCGAGGGCGACGAACGACCCGGTGAAGGTGACCCAACGGGCCCGCATGCCCTGAAGCGTCAGCCTCAGCACGGGGCCACCGCCAGGGCGGTCATCCGCTCGGCGACCCGGTCCGCGGTCGGTGAGTCGAAAGCGCCCCGTACGCGGCCGTCGGCCAGGAAAAGGACCCGGTCCGCGTACGACGCCGCCATCGGGTCGTGCGTCACCATGATCACTGTCTGGCCCCCGTCGACCATGCCGCGCAGCAGGGTCAGGACCTCCCGGCCGGTCCTGGAGTCCAGCGCCCCCGTCGGCTCGTCCCCGAAGAGCACGTCGGGGCGGGTGACGAGCGCCCTGGCGAGCGCCACCCGCTGCTGCTGGCCGCCGGAGAGCTCGCTCGGCCGGTGCCCCGCGCGGTCACGCAGCCCCACCCGCTCCAGCACGTCGAGAACGGCGCCCCGTTTCGGTCGCCGGCCGGCCAGGCGCAGCGGGAGCGCGACGTTCTGTTCGGCGGTGAGCGAGGGAAGCAGGTTGAACGCCTGGAAGACGAAGCCGATGCGTTCGCGCCGCAGCAGGGTCAGTTTGTTCTCACTGAGCGAGGTCAGGTCGCGGTCCCCGAGCATCACAGTCCCGCTGGTGGGCCGGTCCAGTCCGGCCGTGCACTGGAGCAGGGTGGACTTGCCTGAGCCCGAGGGCCCCATGACGGCGGTGAAGGTCCCCTTGGGTATGTCGAGGGTGACCCGGTCGAGCGCGGTCACCGCCGCCGTGCCCTTCCCGTAGGACCGGGTGACGGAACTGAGCCGGACCGCCATGTCCTCCGTGAGAAGGCCGTCCGGGGCGTTGTCGTGGGCGGCGATGCTGGTCATGTCGTTCATGGCCCTCACTCAAGCCGCGCCGGCCGCCGCGCACATCACAGCAGGACGCCATGCCAATGGTGGGGCTGCGTACGGGGCGAAAGGTGGAGTTAGCTGGGTGGTCGCCCCGTGCGCAGCCCGCCTACCGTGCGTCCATGCACTCCCCCAGCCTCTGGCAGGCGCTCCGGGCGCCCCGTTACCTCCGCGGCAGGTGGCCGTGGCGCTCCGCGGCGTATCTGCTGAGCGGCGTTCTCGTCGGCTTCGCGACCCTGGTCTCACTGCTCCTGCTGGCGGTCACGGGCGGCGCGCTGGCGGTGGTCGTCATCGGCCTGCCGCTGCTGTTGATGTTCGCCCTCGCGGGCATCCCGCTGGCCGCGCTGGAGCGTCGCAGGCTGCGGCTGATCGACCCCGCTGTACTGGCCGATCCGCACCGCGAGCCGGACGGCACCGGCCTCGCCGCCTGGGTACGGGTCCGTCTCAAGGAGCCCGCCACGTGGCGGGAGTTGGGCTACGCGCTGCTCTTCGCGTTCGTGCTGTGGCCGTTGGAGGCGCTGGTCGTCGGGACGGTGCTCGTCGTCTGCGGCGGCCTGCTGGCCACGCCCGTCGTCATGGCCACGGTCGGCGGGGGCGAGGAGGTCCGCGTACTGAAGATCTGGCTGGCCCACTCGTACCCGCAGGCGTTCGCCGCGGCGCTGGCCGGTGCGCTCCTGCTGCCCGTCCTCGCCTACCCGCTGGGGGTGGTGGCCGCCGGGCGTGCGGCGTTGACCAGAGCGCTGCTGTCGTCCCGTGAGGCGGCAGTCGATTCGCGTATCGAGGAGCTGGGCCGTTCCCGGATGCGGCTGGTGGACGCCTTCGAGGCGGAACGCCGCCGGATCGAGCGCGATCTCCACGACGGCGCGCAGCAGCGCCTGGTGGCCCTGTCGATGACGCTCGGACTCGCGAGGCTGGAGAACCCCGGCGAGCCGCTGGAGGGCCTCCTGGCGAAAGCACACGACGAGGCGGGCACCGCCCTGGTGGAGATCAGGGAGCTGATCCGGGGCATCCACCCGCAGGTGCTCACCGACCGGGGGCTGAAGGACGCCGTCGAGGACATCGCCGACCGGTCGACGGTGCCGGTCGACGTACGGTTCGAGCTGCCGGGGCGGCTGCCCGAACCCGTCGAGACGGCGGCGTACTTCGCGGTCTCCGAGGCGCTCGCGAACGTCGCCAAGCACAGCGGGGCCGACCGCGCGCGGGTGCGCGGCGAGATCGCCAGCGGCGAGCTCGTCGTGGAGGTGAGGGACGAGGGCGCGGGCGGCGCGGACTTCTCCGGCGGCACCGGCCTCCAGGGAGTCGCGGACCGTATCTCGGTGCTCGACGGCCATCTGCTGGTCTCCAGCCCCGCCGGCGGACCCACCGTGTTCCGCGTACGGATCCCCTGCCGGCCCGCCGGCACCGCCACGAGCGCCGAACCGGCCGTCCCCGCCACCATTCCCACCGCTCCCGCCGCCGCTCCCACCCGGACGAGGACCTGATGTCGCGCATCGTGCTGGCCGAGGACAGCGTGCTCCTGCGGGACGGACTCAGGGGCCTGCTCGAACGCTTCGGGCACACGGTCGTCGCGGAGGCCGGGACCGCCGACGAGCTGACCGCCGCGGTGGCGGAGCACCGGCCCGACATCGTGGTGACGGACGTACGCATGCCGCCGGGCTTCTCGGACGAAGGGCTGCGGGCCGCACTGGAGTTGCGTGAGCGGCAGCCGGAACTGCCCATCCTGGTACTGAGCCAGTACGTGCAGCGCGCGTACGCCGAGGAGCTGCTCGACTCCTCGGACGGCACCAGTGTCGGCTATCTGCTCAAGGAGCGGATCGGGCACGTCGAGGAGTTCGTCGACGCCGTCCGCCGCGTCGCCGAGGGAGCCACGGTCGTGGACCCCGAGGTCGTACGGCAGTTGCTCAGGCACCGGCGCGACCCCCTGTCGAGGCTGACGCCGCGTGAACAGGAAGTACTGGCGCTGATGGCGGAGGGCAGGTCCAACGCCGCCGTCGGCGAGGCGCTGCACGTCAGCGAGGGAACGGTGAGCAAGCACTTCGGCAGCATCCTCACCAAACTCGACCTCTCACTGACCGACGCGACGAACCGACGCGTCCTTGCCGTGCTCGCCTACCTGCGCGGCTGAGTCCTGCCCGGTACGTCCTCTCCAGAGCCGGGTACGTCCTCTTCAGAAGGTCAGGAGCCGCCGTCCGCGCGGGGCGGCGGCACACGCGGGCTGCCGCGACGCAGCGAACCGCGCCGCAGCGCGCCACCTCGCAGCGCCCGGCGCATCCGCGCCCGCGCGCGCCCGCTGCCACGGCGCCGGTGCCCGTGCACGCGCGGGTCGTCCGTCACGTCGTACCGCTTCACGTACGCCCCGAGGAAGGCCTGCAGCGTCGCCACCGCGGGGATGGCGATCAGCGCGCCGACGGCACCGAGCAGCGCCGTACCGGCGACGACGGAGCCGAAGGCCACAGCGGGGTGGATGTCGACCGTCCTGGCGGTGAGTTTGGGCTGAAGGACATAGTTCTCGAACTGCTGGTAGATCACGACGAATCCGAGCACCCACAGCGCGTACCACGGGGCCACCGTGAAGGCGATCAGCATCGGCAGGGCGCCGGCCAGATAGGTGCCGATGGTCGGCAGGAACTGCGAGACGAGGCCCACCCACACCGCGAGCACCGGCGCGTACGGGATCCCGAGGATCTCCAGGAGGATGTAGTGAGCGACGCCGGAGATGAGGGCCATCAGCCCGCGTGAGTAGATGTAGCCGCCGGTCTTGTCGACCGCGATCTCCCAGGCGCGCAGCACCTCGGCCTGCTTGGCCGGGGGCAGGACGGAGCACACGGTGCGGCGCAGCCGCGGCCCGTCGGCGGCGAAGTAGAACGAGAACAGGAAGATCGTCAGGAGCCGGAAGAGACCGCCGAGCACGGTGGTCGAGATGTCGAGCACACCGCTCGCGCTGTTCTGGACGTATCTCTGGAGCCAGTCGGAGTGGAGCAGGCTGTCCTGGACGGCCACGCGCGACAGTTCGGTGCGGAAGTTCTCGTTGATCCAGTTGATGAGTGAGTCGAGGTAGTTGGGGAAGTCCTCGACGATCTCGATGATCTGCCCCGCGAGCATCGAGCCGAGCAGGACGACGAAGCCGACGCTCGCGATCAGCACCGCGAAGAAGACGAGGAAGGTGGCGAGTCCGCGCCGCAGACCGTGCGATGCCATCCGGCTGACGGCCGGCTCGACGGCCAGGGCCAGGAAGAAGGCGATCAGGATGTTGATCAGCAGCGAGAGGAGCTGCTGGAAGGCCCACGTGCCCAACTGGAAGCAGGCGACGAGCACCAGCGCCAGCACCATGGCGCGAGGCAGCCAGCGGGGCATACGCGCCGCCCCGTCGGTGCCCCCCGCCGCGGGAGGAGGCGGCGGCGGAGATGACGGCTGGGGGTCCTGGGCTGTTTCGTCGGTCAGCGGCACAGGGCCAGTGTCCCGTACGCGTACGTCACCGTTTGTCGGCGGGCACTCCCATGGCGGTGCAGACCGCCCTCCAGACGTCCTTGGCCTCCCAGCCCGCGTCGAGGGCCTCGTGCACAGTACGGCCGCCCAACTCGGCCATCACATGGTCGCGGGCGAAGGAGTCCGCGTACGCGGGGCCGAAGTGGTCCGCCATCCGTTCCCAGAAAATCGTCAGCCGCATGGGTCCAGTATCCCGCTCCCGGGAGTGCGGCCGGGGCCGTCGGCCCCGGAGCCACCCACCACGGACAGCCCACGCGCGTCAGCCGCCGAGAGCGCGTACTCCCGCGGTCACCGCGACCGCTGCCGTGATGACGACCAGGAACGGGGCACGCAGCACCAGCGCGAGCCCCGCCGCGGCGAGACCGGCCACCCTGGCGTCGACGACCAGCGCGCCGTCTGCGCCGCCGAAGGCCTGCTGCGCCGTGAGAGCCGCCAGCAGCGCGACGGGCAGGAGTGCGGACAGCCGCTGGACGAGGGGGCGTTCCAGGACGCCCGCCGGTACGAGCAGTCCGAGCAGTTTGACGAGGTAGCAGCCGACCGCGGTCAGTCCAATGGCGATCCAGATACTCAACGGTCCGTCTCCTTGCGGTCGGTGGCCCCGCGGCCCTCGAACCAGAGCACCGCGGGGGCGGCGAGCGCGGCTACGAGCACCGGTACCCCGGCGGGGAGCAGCGGCAGGAAGCCGAGCCCGAGGACGACGGCGACGGCCGCGACGGCGCGCTCCGTCGTCGTCCGCAGCATGGGGGCGAGCAGGGCCAGGAAGACGGCGGGCCCGGCCGCGTCGAGCCCCCACGCGCCGGTGTCGCCGATGGCATCGGCCCCGAGCGCCCCGAGCAGCGTGGTGAGGTTCCACAGCACGTAGAGGGTGAGCCCGGTGACGGTGAAGCCGATGCGCGCGCCGCGCCGTGTGGGCTGCGCGAGCGCGACGGCCGTCGTCTCGTCGATCACCCACTGGGCGGCGAAGGGGCGTACGAAGCCTGGCAGTGCCAGCAGTTGGGACAGGCGCAGACCGTAGAACGTGTTACGTATGCCGAGGAAGAAGGCACCGGCAGCGGCAGTGAGGGGATTGCCGCCCGCCGCCAGCGCACCGACCAGTGCGAACTGAGAGGCGCCGGTGAAGACCAGCAGGCTGAGCGCGCAGCTCTGTAGGAGGCTGAGGCCCGCCCCGGCGGAGGTCACGCCGAAGGCGAAGCCGGACAGGCCGACGGCGATGCCGACCCCGAGCGCGTCGCGTACGACGGCCGAATCCGGCTTCGGCTCACCGCCGGGCCCGGCCTCCCGGCTCGTCTCCAGACCCGCCCCGCCGGAGGGCGCCGCCCGTTCCGGCCCCGCTGCCGATGATGTCTGTTCTGCCACGTCTTCTGCCACGTCACGGACGCTACGGGGCGGGCTCGGGCCCCGTCTTGTACGTTCTTGCGCGCCCCGCGCCCCGCGCCCCGCGCCAAGCAGCCGGCCCGGCCCGTGGTGGCCCCCGCAACGTCCGCGCACTTCCTGCCGTACTCAGGTGCCGCCCTGTGCCCGCTCCCTGCGGTACGCGCCGGGCGGCACCCCCACGATCCGGGTGAAATGCCGGTTCAGGTGCGGCTGGTCGGTGAAGCCGACGAGGCCGGCCACCTCGGCGGGGGCCGTCCCGGCGTCCAGCAGATGGCGGGCCCTGCGCACGCGCGCGTCGGTGAGCCAGGTGTGCGGAGGCATGCCGTACGTGTCCTTGAAGGCCCGCAGCAGGGCGAAGGGGCTGGTGCCCAGTTCGGCCGCGAGCCGCTCCAGCGACGGCGGGTCGGCCAGCCGTCGCTC
The nucleotide sequence above comes from Streptomyces sp. NBC_01716. Encoded proteins:
- a CDS encoding putative leader peptide, translated to MRLWRRVHMDLVRYAGCVCRPSC
- a CDS encoding cysteine dioxygenase, translating into MSPSLDTPAPTAPASTAAAPGAVGSPAPAPTASAAPSQAELLAFVRRTAADAELVSTLPLDPEGRTWIRLDGPAGSEAWIIGWPPGTGTGWHDHGGSYGAFATAGGALQEDSLAARLPTEGWKTLELAEGVDRARKLAKGDARAFGSHHVHEVRNESDSVHAVSVHAYYPPLPLMRRYSRTGAVLRLEQVERPQEWQ
- a CDS encoding rhodanese-like domain-containing protein, coding for MSGGPGERPAPVGIDELLDRVREGLDRVEPREAFAAAEDGALLVDIRYAELRERDGLIPGALVVERNELEWRLDPQGSHRAAQATSHDLRVLVICNEGYASSLAAVSLRQLGLHRATDIVGGFQAWKAEGLPVSR
- the recX gene encoding recombination regulator RecX, translating into MPYAKRRRTEQPGGSPDSSRAEKELPPQDPAERARGICLRLLTGTPRTRKQLADALEKRDIPADVAAEVLSRFEDVGLINDAAFADAWVESRHHGRGLARRALARELRTKGVDSDLIDEAVGQLDSDQEEATARELVARRLRSTRGMERDRRVRRLAGMLARKGYQQGLAMRVVKQALEAEGEDTEGLDEESVY
- the recA gene encoding recombinase RecA yields the protein MAGSDREKALDAALAQIERQFGKGAVMRLGERPNEPIEVIPTGSTALDVALGVGGIPRGRVVEVYGPESSGKTTLTLHAVANAQRAGGTVAFVDAEHALDPEYAKKLGVDIDSLLLSQPDNGEQALEIVDMLVRSGALDLIVIDSVAALVPRAEIEGEMGDSHVGLQARLMSQALRKITSALNQSKTTAIFINQLREKIGVMFGSPETTTGGRALKFYASVRLDIRRIETLKDGTDAVGNRTRVKVVKNKVAPPFKQAEFDILYGQGISREGGLIDMGVEEGFVRKAGAWYTYEGDQLGQGKENARNFLKDNPDLADEIEKKILEKLGVGVKPEEPGAEPGADAAGGSAAAGAPAGAPAKTVPAPATKAKSAKAAAAKS
- a CDS encoding ABC transporter permease, whose amino-acid sequence is MLRLTLQGMRARWVTFTGSFVALALGVGLIAATGLALAATFEAPHRGPERFAAAPVVVRASDTLRVSTPIGDRTRRLAEPRAVPDGLAAELARLGRTVEDRTFPVSFADASSGGGATDRADGAADGDGAVGHPWSVAAATPYRLTGGRAPATSDEIVVAEAPRAEERADGGVEVGDRVRVVTPDGADDRTVVGTVGATDFENAVFFTDAEAAQLSPRISALVVHADATAVRKAVRATADDAQDDDAAADARSGFEVLTGDERRRADPDPDRDSEALVAVNALLGTAAGITCFVSVFVVASTFAFAVAQRRREFGLLRTAGATPRQLRRTVFAEAVLVAVPASATGCLLGVLGAPRIAAWLVGNGVAPSWFAIGDQTWPLHTAFWTGLCVAMAGVLTSSWRAGRIKPTEALREAAVDSRAMPPSRRLLGALVLLAGLGLLVWSLANDPGEALKRKTYLTRPMLLIVGFALYAPVLVPPLVRLVTWLPARLPGATGLLARANAATGVRRTAAVAAPVLITVALAASLLGTTATINEAKATEAATQTSADYVVAVPGEDGALPAAFVTRARSIPGTAVSASRSTAVTALEEDVALVTSEARAVDPADLAAVSRLPVASGRVADLDDGGIVVNEEWRERTVGQRVRVWLGDGREATLRIVAVLRTGTGDNGVYVTPRNAPGATVDRVDIKLRDGADAAAVDAALHEAGRATGTTVLTKDAWLERSHPRSSESTRLGMLLILGIALLYTGIALVNTLVMATSDRVGDLAVLRLTGTTKPQVLRLVTAEALLVVAVGSLLGAAVAGLNLLGLRGALALLSVRSPLVVPWGSLGSMVAASAVLAVVAAVLPALAALRTRPVEVAGTRE
- a CDS encoding ABC transporter ATP-binding protein; the encoded protein is MTSIAAHDNAPDGLLTEDMAVRLSSVTRSYGKGTAAVTALDRVTLDIPKGTFTAVMGPSGSGKSTLLQCTAGLDRPTSGTVMLGDRDLTSLSENKLTLLRRERIGFVFQAFNLLPSLTAEQNVALPLRLAGRRPKRGAVLDVLERVGLRDRAGHRPSELSGGQQQRVALARALVTRPDVLFGDEPTGALDSRTGREVLTLLRGMVDGGQTVIMVTHDPMAASYADRVLFLADGRVRGAFDSPTADRVAERMTALAVAPC
- a CDS encoding sensor histidine kinase, translating into MHSPSLWQALRAPRYLRGRWPWRSAAYLLSGVLVGFATLVSLLLLAVTGGALAVVVIGLPLLLMFALAGIPLAALERRRLRLIDPAVLADPHREPDGTGLAAWVRVRLKEPATWRELGYALLFAFVLWPLEALVVGTVLVVCGGLLATPVVMATVGGGEEVRVLKIWLAHSYPQAFAAALAGALLLPVLAYPLGVVAAGRAALTRALLSSREAAVDSRIEELGRSRMRLVDAFEAERRRIERDLHDGAQQRLVALSMTLGLARLENPGEPLEGLLAKAHDEAGTALVEIRELIRGIHPQVLTDRGLKDAVEDIADRSTVPVDVRFELPGRLPEPVETAAYFAVSEALANVAKHSGADRARVRGEIASGELVVEVRDEGAGGADFSGGTGLQGVADRISVLDGHLLVSSPAGGPTVFRVRIPCRPAGTATSAEPAVPATIPTAPAAAPTRTRT
- a CDS encoding response regulator transcription factor — encoded protein: MSRIVLAEDSVLLRDGLRGLLERFGHTVVAEAGTADELTAAVAEHRPDIVVTDVRMPPGFSDEGLRAALELRERQPELPILVLSQYVQRAYAEELLDSSDGTSVGYLLKERIGHVEEFVDAVRRVAEGATVVDPEVVRQLLRHRRDPLSRLTPREQEVLALMAEGRSNAAVGEALHVSEGTVSKHFGSILTKLDLSLTDATNRRVLAVLAYLRG